TATGAACACAAAATATAAAATGATCATCGATAACAATATGACCATAAAAACAGCGATTAGAATCACGTGCGCACTTGAAGGCCGGAACGTCCCTTCATTGATTTGCCGCTTCTTCTGAAGATAACCGAATGTCGCCAGAACTGTAATCACAAGGCCCAATGCACACGCAAACATCCCAAGCACGATACTGATCAAGTCAATCCGGGCATCCCGATGCACACCAATCGTAAAATGCAGGCTTGTCGCAAGAAAACCAACCCCCACTATCGCAATAACCGTTCTTATCCACGCTAAGAAGGTACGTTCATTAGCCAAATGCTGCTGGGCATATTTCAATTGGTCTTTCTCCATGTCATCACCTTAATCGCACGATTTTAATCAACCTTAAAAATCAATCATCTTTTCAGTAGCCGAAAAGCCCTGATCATAGACCCGACAAACATTAGCCCTGCACCGCCGAGTAATAAATATATACATAGTGTTTTATCAATAACATTCAAAGGATAAAGCAATGCCCCCAGCGCAACGATTGTTCCTATCCCCGTTATGGTCCATCCTATTTTTTTCATTCGCAACTCCTAAAATTAATTATTTAGTGAAGGTCCCCCATAGGTTTCCCCTTTTTTTAATAAGTTCCCTCATTACTAGCTTAAACCATTTAAAAACTAACAACAAGTGAGATCCCCTGATTTTCTTCCCGCAAAAAAGGAGCCATAAATGACTCCCTGTTTTGAATACGCCCAAATTCAGCCGTTCTTTTTATCCTTTCCCATGTATTCTTTTATTTTTCTTCCCACCCAGACCCGAAGTTCCCTTGTTTAATGGTAGTAATTCGTGTATAAGGACACCAATCCCCCTCTCTCCAAGGGGATAAAGGAACCACCAATAACTAGGGGCCTAGAATCACGGAGAATCTCTAAAGGCTACATACAAGTCAGTTGGATTTCATTCTATTGTATCCCCGTTCTTCGTATGGCTGTATTTTTTCCAACCACTCTTCTTCAAGTTTTTTCAATTCCCGTTTAGCATCAAAG
The DNA window shown above is from Peribacillus sp. FSL P2-0133 and carries:
- a CDS encoding DUF202 domain-containing protein — translated: MEKDQLKYAQQHLANERTFLAWIRTVIAIVGVGFLATSLHFTIGVHRDARIDLISIVLGMFACALGLVITVLATFGYLQKKRQINEGTFRPSSAHVILIAVFMVILLSMIILYFVFIKV